CAGGCCCGGCAGCTGTCCTGCGCGCGCCTGGCGGCGCCAGCTCGAGAGGTGCTGCGGGCGCAGGCCGTGGCGCCGCGCCACCTCGGCAACGCGCGCATCCGGCTCAAACGATTCCGCGACAATCCGCGCCTTGGCCTCCTCCGTCCAACGCCGCCGGCCCGTCGGGCCCTCCAGCACATCAAGGCGCTCGACACTATGGTCGAACTCCTCCACTAACAAATGTTGGTCCATTTGGTATCCCGTATTTCGATAACACTGGGACCAACAGTAACCTATACAAACCCGCTACTGGAGTATGGGGCTCTCGCACCGCTTACGCAGTATCTGGAGGAGCGTCCGGTGCTCAAGGCCCTCTACGCGGCCAAGCAGCGCCTGATGCGCTTCCTGCTGATGAAGACCCTGAATGCCAAACGCGCCAAAAAGGTCCTGCTGCGCTTCCTGGCGCTCCTCGAGCAGTTTGACAAGAGCCCGGCCAAAGCCCTGGCCACGACGCTCCGCTCCTGGCTCGAGCCGATTGTCCGAATGTGGCGCTTTTCCAAATCCAACGGCATCACCGAGGGCTTCCATACCAAGATGGAGATGATCTTGCGCCGTGCCTTCGGATTCAGGAACTTCGAGAATTACCGCATGAGGGTGCTCGCCCTCTGCGGGTGGAATGGTATAATCAACCGGGTCTGATGAATGCCCATCCCCCGTTCATGGGGAAGAGCCGAAAAATGGTGAGCGCGGCTGGGATTGAACCAGCGACCCCTACGATGTCAAGAGTTGGGTCCCTCAATAAATCTCAGGAAAAACCGAAGCTTAAGGTACCTCGAATCTACTATATGATGGATTCTCACCGCAAAATTGACACCGCAAAGAAGAAGCAGGGGAAGCGTTCCGAAGGTTGAACTGCCCATTCAGTAGTCACTGTCTGGAAGCTCATCATATGATTGAGCTTGAGCAAGCCTGTCTTTCCCATAGTATTTGCAGAGAAATTCACGCGTAAATTTTCCGCTCTTTAGATCACGAGATAGTTCTGCTAACAGCCGATCATCAGGATTACCATAACCTCCTGCTCCAGGGCTTTGCATGACTGCTGTTTCTTCTGAATTGATCTTCATGGGGTGGGGTTTACCAGGGAGGGCTATCTCGGTGCCATCGGTACTGCGAACCCGGAACTCCCCAGGAGTACCATTTTTTCCGCCAAATAGTCCCCATGGTGCGTGTCGAAAGCGCTCGCCTGCGCCGGTGAACTCACAAGTGTGCTCGATGGGACGAATTTCCCTACATAGAGCAAGGCCTCCCCGATGCTCTCCAGCGCCCCCAGTATCGGCAGCAAAACCATAGGCTACCACCTGTAGAGGGTACTCGGTCTCTATTGCTTCGACCGGAAGATTGGCCGTATTTGCAATGTGCTGTTGTACACCATCTTTACCATCCTTGTAGGCACGAGCTCCACAACCACCGCCTAGGGTTTCAAGATATAAATAAGGACGGTTAGTTCGCGGATCTGTTCCTGAAAATATTGCTGTCGTATTGCTCCCATTGCTAGCAGCAATAACGCGATCAGGGATCGCACCTGCAAGCGAACCAATAACCGTGTCAACGACTCGCTGTGTGGTATGCGCTCGAAAGGCTACAGCAGCAGGAAAATAGGGATTCAGAACGCTACCCTCCGGAACCCTAACGCTGATTGCGTTGATCATTCCCTGATTGTTAGGAAGATTTGGGTCAAGTAATGCCTTCATAGCATAGCAGACAGCTGATACGGTAGCATTGTATGGGCAATTAAAATTGCCGATTACCTGGCCTGCTGTACCCTCAAAATCAAAAAATATCTTTTCCCCGGATACCGTGACACTTAACCGTATATAAATATCCTCGGTTCCTGCCCCATCATCATCAAGAACATCTTCAAAATAATAGGCACCATCAGGGATTCTTTTAATTGCCTCATGCATTCGCATTTCGGTACGGTGAATTACCTGATCAAATACAGATGTAAGCTGATTGGTTCCGTACTCCTCAAAAAGGCCCTTCATGCGCCGAGCGCCCAATCGGCATGCGGCTACTTGAGCATAGTAATCGCCGCGCCTTTCGTCAGGCATTCTTACGTTTAGTAGGAGCAGACGAAAGAGCTCGTCATTAAGCACTCCAGCTTCAAAAAGCCGAATCAAAGGAATACGAACCCCTTCCTGGTAGATATCTCGCATAGCTGCAGACATGCTACCCGGCGCCATGCCACCTATATCTGCGTGATGCGCGATATTGCAGGAAAAAGCTACAAGTTCACCTTTATGAAAAATAGGCATAGCAAAATTTACATCGGGAAGGTGGCTTCCGTGTGCAGCATAGGGGTCATTCGATATAAATATATCCCCATCGTATATCTCATTTTTCGAAAAGCGATCAAGTATAGAACGTACATTTCCTAGCATGGATGT
This is a stretch of genomic DNA from Fodinicurvata sediminis DSM 21159. It encodes these proteins:
- a CDS encoding transposase; the protein is MDQHLLVEEFDHSVERLDVLEGPTGRRRWTEEAKARIVAESFEPDARVAEVARRHGLRPQHLSSWRRQARAGQLPGL
- a CDS encoding hydantoinase B/oxoprolinase family protein, producing the protein MAEKNSLNSRFNKVDPITVEVIHNNLRSVSDETYVALMKSAYSTNIKERHDHSTCIMDADGNIIVQAEKTQAIHLTSMLGNVRSILDRFSKNEIYDGDIFISNDPYAAHGSHLPDVNFAMPIFHKGELVAFSCNIAHHADIGGMAPGSMSAAMRDIYQEGVRIPLIRLFEAGVLNDELFRLLLLNVRMPDERRGDYYAQVAACRLGARRMKGLFEEYGTNQLTSVFDQVIHRTEMRMHEAIKRIPDGAYYFEDVLDDDGAGTEDIYIRLSVTVSGEKIFFDFEGTAGQVIGNFNCPYNATVSAVCYAMKALLDPNLPNNQGMINAISVRVPEGSVLNPYFPAAVAFRAHTTQRVVDTVIGSLAGAIPDRVIAASNGSNTTAIFSGTDPRTNRPYLYLETLGGGCGARAYKDGKDGVQQHIANTANLPVEAIETEYPLQVVAYGFAADTGGAGEHRGGLALCREIRPIEHTCEFTGAGERFRHAPWGLFGGKNGTPGEFRVRSTDGTEIALPGKPHPMKINSEETAVMQSPGAGGYGNPDDRLLAELSRDLKSGKFTREFLCKYYGKDRLAQAQSYDELPDSDY
- a CDS encoding transposase — translated: MVSRISITLGPTVTYTNPLLEYGALAPLTQYLEERPVLKALYAAKQRLMRFLLMKTLNAKRAKKVLLRFLALLEQFDKSPAKALATTLRSWLEPIVRMWRFSKSNGITEGFHTKMEMILRRAFGFRNFENYRMRVLALCGWNGIINRV